From the Buteo buteo chromosome 1, bButBut1.hap1.1, whole genome shotgun sequence genome, one window contains:
- the SH3BP2 gene encoding SH3 domain-binding protein 2 isoform X4, with protein MASQEQVWPVPMKAIGAQNLLTMPGGVTKSGYLHKKGGTQLQILKWPLRFVIIHEGCIYYFKSSTSASPQGAFSLNGYNRVMRAAEETTSSNVFPFKLVHISKKHRTWFFSASSEEERKSWMLSLRREIDHYHEKKETITEFSDSGSDADSFYGSVERPIDIKYSHHSADNEDYDQEEEDESYLQPDTSDIVKDDMVLPPAYPPPPVPHVRKANFSESRANSFAGKSTVPVPPPPPKRSLPDIKPEDLLNMREPLLQCRAEPNLKIQSSSRRLSEQLPPVPTIPLFKKPVYVKESCSLPPEPLPLAQVVSTPEGCEKLKTLNLSPRTPPPLPGSKPKLSQFTEKTVEPKVPREHGKPGLFVPPVFPKPPVPSHQPPGIKPRPEKSSCSQLQRSPPDGQSFRSFSFEKPALPSKPNQPDDDSDDDYEKVGLPASIFLNTSESFEVERTFKASSPRGRPQNGLYCIRNSSTKPGKVLVVWDESAEKVRNYRIFEKDCKFYLDSDIMFLNMGSLVEYYSIHVLPSHDSLILRCPYGYSKPR; from the exons ATGGCCTCACAGGAGCAGGTCTGGCCAGTCCCAATGAAGGCAATTGGAGCACAAAACCTTTTGACAATGCCTGGAGGAGTGACCAAATCAGGGTATCTTCATAAAAAGGGAGGCACCCAGCTGCAGATCTTGAAGT GGCCATTGAGATTTGTGATTATCCATGAGGGATGTATTTACTATTTTAAGAGCAGCACATCTGCATCTCCACAGGGTGCATTTTCTTTGAATGGTTACAACAG GGTTATGCGGGCAGCTGAGGAGACAACATCAAGCAATGTGTTTCCTTTCAAGTTAGTTCACATTAGCAAGAAGCACAGGacatggtttttttcagcttcatctgaagaagaaagaaag AGTTGGATGCTATCCTTGAGGAGGGAAATTGATCACTAccatgagaagaaagaaacaataacAGAATTCAG tgacTCTGGTTCTGATGCAGACAGTTTCTATGGCTCAGTAGAACGTCCCATTGATATCAAGTATTCTCATCATTCAGCAGATAATGAAG ATTACGaccaggaggaagaggatgagtCTTACTTGCAGCCAGACACTTCTGACATAGTGAAAGATG ataTGGTCCTGCCCCCAGCCTACCCGCCTCCACCAGTTCCTCATGTCAGAAAAGCAAACTTCTCAGAATCAAGGGCAAATTCCTTTGCTGGCAAATCTACTGTGCCAgtaccaccaccacctcctaAAAGAAGCTTACCTGATATCAAACCAGAGGATCTCTTAAACATGAGAGAACCCCTGTTACAGTGCCGAGCTGAACCTAATCTAAAGATTCAATCCTCAAGCCGGAGACTAAGTGAACAGCTGCCCCCTGTGCCCACTATACCTCTTTTCAAAAAGCCGGTATATGTCAAAGAATCTTGCTCATTGCCTCCAGAGCCTCTGCCTCTAGCTCAAGTTGTTTCTACTCCAGAAGGATGTGAGAAGCTAAAAACCTTAAACCTTTCACCGCGAACTCCTCCTCCGCTACCAGGCAGTAAACCCAAGCTGTCACAGTTTACTGAAAAAACAGTAGAGCCCAAAGTGCCAAGAGAACATGGTAAACCTGGACTGTTTGTGCCACCAGTGTTCCCAAAGCCACCTGTGCCAAGCCACCAGCCCCCTGGAATCAAGCCTAGACCAGAGAAGTCTTCATGTTCCCAGTTACA GAGATCACCACCAGATGGGCAGAGTTTTAGaagcttttcatttgaaaaaccAGCACTACCCTCTAAGCCAAACCAACCTGATGATGATTCTGATGATGACTACGAAAAA gttgGGCTCCCTGCTTCAATATTTCTTAATACTTCTGAATCCTTTGAAGTTGAAAG GACATTTAAAGCTAGTAGCCCGCGGGGCCGACCGCAAAATGGATTGTACTGTATTAGGAACTCATCTACTAAGCCTGGAAAG gtATTGGTTGTATGGGATGAATCTGCAGAAAAAGTGAGAAACTACAGAATCTTTGAAAAG
- the SH3BP2 gene encoding SH3 domain-binding protein 2 isoform X1, producing the protein MHKQLGESFFSFCVLSVQQLPYNTQNGEKCRDVPVMPERGPKLLMALSSQRKQSFGETVGRKTMCRSGMVTRTMASQEQVWPVPMKAIGAQNLLTMPGGVTKSGYLHKKGGTQLQILKWPLRFVIIHEGCIYYFKSSTSASPQGAFSLNGYNRVMRAAEETTSSNVFPFKLVHISKKHRTWFFSASSEEERKSWMLSLRREIDHYHEKKETITEFSDSGSDADSFYGSVERPIDIKYSHHSADNEDYDQEEEDESYLQPDTSDIVKDDMVLPPAYPPPPVPHVRKANFSESRANSFAGKSTVPVPPPPPKRSLPDIKPEDLLNMREPLLQCRAEPNLKIQSSSRRLSEQLPPVPTIPLFKKPVYVKESCSLPPEPLPLAQVVSTPEGCEKLKTLNLSPRTPPPLPGSKPKLSQFTEKTVEPKVPREHGKPGLFVPPVFPKPPVPSHQPPGIKPRPEKSSCSQLQRSPPDGQSFRSFSFEKPALPSKPNQPDDDSDDDYEKVGLPASIFLNTSESFEVERTFKASSPRGRPQNGLYCIRNSSTKPGKVLVVWDESAEKVRNYRIFEKDCKFYLDSDIMFLNMGSLVEYYSIHVLPSHDSLILRCPYGYSKPR; encoded by the exons ATGCACAAGCAGTTGGGGGagagtttcttttccttttgtgtgttGAGTGTACAGCAGCTACCTTATAATACACAGAACGGGGAGAAGTGCAGAGATGTTCCTGTCATGCCTGAGAGGGGTCCTAAGTTATTAATGGCTTTGTCATCACAAAGGAAACAATCATTTGGGGAAACTGTCGGCAGAAAAACTATGTGTCGATCAGGAATGGTCACCAG AACGATGGCCTCACAGGAGCAGGTCTGGCCAGTCCCAATGAAGGCAATTGGAGCACAAAACCTTTTGACAATGCCTGGAGGAGTGACCAAATCAGGGTATCTTCATAAAAAGGGAGGCACCCAGCTGCAGATCTTGAAGT GGCCATTGAGATTTGTGATTATCCATGAGGGATGTATTTACTATTTTAAGAGCAGCACATCTGCATCTCCACAGGGTGCATTTTCTTTGAATGGTTACAACAG GGTTATGCGGGCAGCTGAGGAGACAACATCAAGCAATGTGTTTCCTTTCAAGTTAGTTCACATTAGCAAGAAGCACAGGacatggtttttttcagcttcatctgaagaagaaagaaag AGTTGGATGCTATCCTTGAGGAGGGAAATTGATCACTAccatgagaagaaagaaacaataacAGAATTCAG tgacTCTGGTTCTGATGCAGACAGTTTCTATGGCTCAGTAGAACGTCCCATTGATATCAAGTATTCTCATCATTCAGCAGATAATGAAG ATTACGaccaggaggaagaggatgagtCTTACTTGCAGCCAGACACTTCTGACATAGTGAAAGATG ataTGGTCCTGCCCCCAGCCTACCCGCCTCCACCAGTTCCTCATGTCAGAAAAGCAAACTTCTCAGAATCAAGGGCAAATTCCTTTGCTGGCAAATCTACTGTGCCAgtaccaccaccacctcctaAAAGAAGCTTACCTGATATCAAACCAGAGGATCTCTTAAACATGAGAGAACCCCTGTTACAGTGCCGAGCTGAACCTAATCTAAAGATTCAATCCTCAAGCCGGAGACTAAGTGAACAGCTGCCCCCTGTGCCCACTATACCTCTTTTCAAAAAGCCGGTATATGTCAAAGAATCTTGCTCATTGCCTCCAGAGCCTCTGCCTCTAGCTCAAGTTGTTTCTACTCCAGAAGGATGTGAGAAGCTAAAAACCTTAAACCTTTCACCGCGAACTCCTCCTCCGCTACCAGGCAGTAAACCCAAGCTGTCACAGTTTACTGAAAAAACAGTAGAGCCCAAAGTGCCAAGAGAACATGGTAAACCTGGACTGTTTGTGCCACCAGTGTTCCCAAAGCCACCTGTGCCAAGCCACCAGCCCCCTGGAATCAAGCCTAGACCAGAGAAGTCTTCATGTTCCCAGTTACA GAGATCACCACCAGATGGGCAGAGTTTTAGaagcttttcatttgaaaaaccAGCACTACCCTCTAAGCCAAACCAACCTGATGATGATTCTGATGATGACTACGAAAAA gttgGGCTCCCTGCTTCAATATTTCTTAATACTTCTGAATCCTTTGAAGTTGAAAG GACATTTAAAGCTAGTAGCCCGCGGGGCCGACCGCAAAATGGATTGTACTGTATTAGGAACTCATCTACTAAGCCTGGAAAG gtATTGGTTGTATGGGATGAATCTGCAGAAAAAGTGAGAAACTACAGAATCTTTGAAAAG
- the SH3BP2 gene encoding SH3 domain-binding protein 2 isoform X2: protein MHKQLGESFFSFCVLSVQQLPYNTQNGEKCRDVPVMPERGPKLLMALSSQRKQSFGETVGRKTMCRSGMVTRTMASQEQVWPVPMKAIGAQNLLTMPGGVTKSGYLHKKGGTQLQILKWPLRFVIIHEGCIYYFKSSTSASPQGAFSLNGYNRVMRAAEETTSSNVFPFKLVHISKKHRTWFFSASSEEERKSWMLSLRREIDHYHEKKETITEFSDSGSDADSFYGSVERPIDIKYSHHSADNEDYDQEEEDESYLQPDTSDIVKDDMVLPPAYPPPPVPHVRKANFSESRANSFAGKSTVPVPPPPPKRSLPDIKPEDLLNMREPLLQCRAEPNLKIQSSSRRLSEQLPPVPTIPLFKKPVYVKESCSLPPEPLPLAQVVSTPEGCEKLKTLNLSPRTPPPLPGSKPKLSQFTEKTVEPKVPREHGKPGLFVPPVFPKPPVPSHQPPGIKPRPEKSSCSQLQSPPDGQSFRSFSFEKPALPSKPNQPDDDSDDDYEKVGLPASIFLNTSESFEVERTFKASSPRGRPQNGLYCIRNSSTKPGKVLVVWDESAEKVRNYRIFEKDCKFYLDSDIMFLNMGSLVEYYSIHVLPSHDSLILRCPYGYSKPR from the exons ATGCACAAGCAGTTGGGGGagagtttcttttccttttgtgtgttGAGTGTACAGCAGCTACCTTATAATACACAGAACGGGGAGAAGTGCAGAGATGTTCCTGTCATGCCTGAGAGGGGTCCTAAGTTATTAATGGCTTTGTCATCACAAAGGAAACAATCATTTGGGGAAACTGTCGGCAGAAAAACTATGTGTCGATCAGGAATGGTCACCAG AACGATGGCCTCACAGGAGCAGGTCTGGCCAGTCCCAATGAAGGCAATTGGAGCACAAAACCTTTTGACAATGCCTGGAGGAGTGACCAAATCAGGGTATCTTCATAAAAAGGGAGGCACCCAGCTGCAGATCTTGAAGT GGCCATTGAGATTTGTGATTATCCATGAGGGATGTATTTACTATTTTAAGAGCAGCACATCTGCATCTCCACAGGGTGCATTTTCTTTGAATGGTTACAACAG GGTTATGCGGGCAGCTGAGGAGACAACATCAAGCAATGTGTTTCCTTTCAAGTTAGTTCACATTAGCAAGAAGCACAGGacatggtttttttcagcttcatctgaagaagaaagaaag AGTTGGATGCTATCCTTGAGGAGGGAAATTGATCACTAccatgagaagaaagaaacaataacAGAATTCAG tgacTCTGGTTCTGATGCAGACAGTTTCTATGGCTCAGTAGAACGTCCCATTGATATCAAGTATTCTCATCATTCAGCAGATAATGAAG ATTACGaccaggaggaagaggatgagtCTTACTTGCAGCCAGACACTTCTGACATAGTGAAAGATG ataTGGTCCTGCCCCCAGCCTACCCGCCTCCACCAGTTCCTCATGTCAGAAAAGCAAACTTCTCAGAATCAAGGGCAAATTCCTTTGCTGGCAAATCTACTGTGCCAgtaccaccaccacctcctaAAAGAAGCTTACCTGATATCAAACCAGAGGATCTCTTAAACATGAGAGAACCCCTGTTACAGTGCCGAGCTGAACCTAATCTAAAGATTCAATCCTCAAGCCGGAGACTAAGTGAACAGCTGCCCCCTGTGCCCACTATACCTCTTTTCAAAAAGCCGGTATATGTCAAAGAATCTTGCTCATTGCCTCCAGAGCCTCTGCCTCTAGCTCAAGTTGTTTCTACTCCAGAAGGATGTGAGAAGCTAAAAACCTTAAACCTTTCACCGCGAACTCCTCCTCCGCTACCAGGCAGTAAACCCAAGCTGTCACAGTTTACTGAAAAAACAGTAGAGCCCAAAGTGCCAAGAGAACATGGTAAACCTGGACTGTTTGTGCCACCAGTGTTCCCAAAGCCACCTGTGCCAAGCCACCAGCCCCCTGGAATCAAGCCTAGACCAGAGAAGTCTTCATGTTCCCAGTTACA ATCACCACCAGATGGGCAGAGTTTTAGaagcttttcatttgaaaaaccAGCACTACCCTCTAAGCCAAACCAACCTGATGATGATTCTGATGATGACTACGAAAAA gttgGGCTCCCTGCTTCAATATTTCTTAATACTTCTGAATCCTTTGAAGTTGAAAG GACATTTAAAGCTAGTAGCCCGCGGGGCCGACCGCAAAATGGATTGTACTGTATTAGGAACTCATCTACTAAGCCTGGAAAG gtATTGGTTGTATGGGATGAATCTGCAGAAAAAGTGAGAAACTACAGAATCTTTGAAAAG